A stretch of the Bacillus anthracis str. Vollum genome encodes the following:
- the modB gene encoding molybdate ABC transporter permease subunit translates to MSFDIILSPIFLSLRVAACATIIVTILGTIIGRALARSSWRYKVILETIFLLPMVLPPTVIGFFLIIIFGNNSPIGMWIESIFQQSIMFTSTAAIIASTVVAFPLMYQSAKTGFSIANVQIEESARDLGASEYQVFLHVTLPLAFPALLSGMILSFVRALGEFGATLMFAGNIPGKTQTIPTAIYMAIDASNMQLAWTLVVITISMSLLFLLCIQLINKRITNSSGSFF, encoded by the coding sequence ATGAGCTTTGATATTATTTTGTCACCAATCTTTCTATCTTTACGAGTAGCTGCATGTGCCACCATTATCGTTACAATTTTAGGGACGATTATCGGACGAGCGTTAGCACGCTCCTCATGGAGATATAAAGTGATATTAGAAACGATTTTCTTATTACCAATGGTACTTCCGCCAACTGTAATCGGCTTTTTTCTCATTATCATTTTTGGAAATAACAGTCCCATTGGAATGTGGATAGAATCAATATTTCAGCAGTCTATTATGTTCACATCTACTGCTGCTATCATTGCTTCTACAGTTGTTGCATTTCCGCTTATGTACCAATCAGCAAAAACAGGATTTTCTATCGCGAATGTACAAATTGAAGAAAGCGCTCGTGACCTTGGTGCAAGTGAATATCAAGTTTTTCTACACGTCACACTTCCGCTTGCATTTCCTGCCTTACTAAGCGGAATGATTTTGAGCTTTGTTCGTGCGCTCGGTGAGTTTGGTGCTACACTCATGTTTGCTGGGAACATTCCTGGTAAAACACAGACTATCCCAACTGCCATTTACATGGCAATTGATGCAAGTAATATGCAACTCGCCTGGACACTTGTAGTTATCACTATTAGTATGTCACTCCTATTTTTGCTATGTATTCAGCTTATTAATAAAAGAATTACTAACTCTTCAGGCAGCTTTTTTTGA
- a CDS encoding substrate-binding domain-containing protein, with protein MKKESEESSMDHHSYTTEEVAKRLKVSKLTVYDLIKKGELPSYRVGRQMRIDAADLEQYIKQMKTGKVQVTPVKNDSNSISNTCIISGQELTLDMLAKRIENRLPSSNILRAYQGSLTSLVKMYQGEGSIVSLHLFDGETGTYNVPYVKRILVGQPCTMINLLSRNVGFYVQKGNPKNIKTWADLSQSSIRFVNREKGSGIRVLVDEQLRIQNLNKERISGYEWEESNHLGVATQVANEKADVGVGSEKFSQIVNVDFIPIMKEQYDLVILKNKENEELIEVVKDILQSEEFHNELKAIGGYDMTKTGQIIYEIK; from the coding sequence ATGAAGAAAGAAAGTGAGGAATCGTCTATGGATCATCATTCCTACACAACGGAAGAAGTAGCAAAGCGATTAAAAGTATCAAAACTAACTGTATACGACTTGATTAAAAAAGGGGAACTTCCTTCTTATAGAGTTGGTAGACAGATGCGCATTGATGCAGCAGATTTAGAACAATATATTAAGCAAATGAAAACAGGGAAGGTACAAGTTACTCCTGTAAAGAATGACAGTAATAGTATCTCGAATACATGTATTATTAGCGGACAAGAACTAACGTTAGATATGTTGGCGAAGCGTATAGAAAATCGTCTACCAAGTTCAAATATATTACGGGCATATCAAGGTAGTTTAACGAGTTTAGTAAAAATGTATCAAGGAGAAGGAAGTATCGTTAGTTTGCATTTGTTTGATGGCGAAACGGGTACATATAATGTTCCTTACGTAAAACGTATTTTAGTTGGACAACCATGTACTATGATTAATTTGCTATCGAGGAATGTTGGATTTTATGTGCAAAAGGGAAATCCAAAAAATATAAAAACATGGGCTGATTTATCTCAATCATCTATACGATTTGTAAATCGAGAAAAAGGTTCTGGTATTAGGGTGTTAGTTGATGAACAATTGCGCATTCAAAATTTAAATAAAGAACGTATTAGTGGATATGAATGGGAAGAATCGAACCATCTTGGTGTTGCCACGCAAGTCGCGAATGAAAAAGCTGATGTGGGAGTAGGATCAGAAAAGTTTTCGCAAATTGTAAACGTAGACTTTATTCCAATCATGAAAGAACAGTATGATTTAGTGATTTTGAAGAATAAAGAAAATGAAGAGTTGATCGAAGTTGTAAAAGACATTCTGCAATCGGAAGAATTTCATAATGAACTAAAAGCGATCGGCGGATACGATATGACGAAAACAGGTCAAATTATCTATGAAATAAAGTGA
- a CDS encoding DUF3948 family protein — MNNITFNKSDFIGLASGATLLTAFIYSLAQGLV; from the coding sequence ATGAACAACATTACTTTCAACAAATCAGACTTTATCGGACTTGCAAGTGGAGCGACTCTTCTTACAGCTTTCATTTACTCACTTGCTCAAGGTCTTGTTTAA
- a CDS encoding LysR family transcriptional regulator produces the protein MELRDLQIFQSVADQGSVSSAAKELNYVQSNVTARIKQLENELKTPLFYRHKRGMTLTAEGRKMLVYVNKILQDVDELKQVFLDSETPSGILKIGTVETVSTLPTILSSYYKSYPNVDLSLQAGLTEELIREVLDHQLDGAFISGPIKHPLIEQYDVSTEKLMLVTQNKTFHIEEFTTTPLLVFNQGCGYRSKLERWLKDEGLLPKRIMEFNILETLLNSVALGLGITLVPQSAVHHLSKAGKVHCHAIPEKYGSISTVFIRRKDSYMTNSMRSFLKTIEEHHHINML, from the coding sequence TAGTGTAAGTAGCGCAGCAAAGGAATTAAATTACGTACAATCAAATGTAACTGCACGTATTAAACAACTAGAAAACGAGCTAAAAACACCGCTCTTTTATCGTCATAAGCGAGGCATGACTTTAACAGCTGAAGGAAGAAAAATGCTCGTTTATGTTAATAAAATTTTGCAAGATGTTGACGAGCTAAAACAAGTATTTTTAGATAGCGAAACACCCTCTGGCATATTAAAAATCGGTACTGTCGAAACAGTAAGTACATTACCTACCATTTTATCTTCTTACTATAAAAGCTATCCGAACGTCGATTTGTCATTACAAGCAGGTTTAACAGAAGAATTAATTAGAGAAGTACTCGATCATCAATTAGATGGCGCTTTTATATCAGGACCAATAAAACATCCACTTATTGAACAATACGATGTTAGTACAGAAAAATTAATGCTTGTAACACAAAATAAAACTTTTCATATTGAAGAATTTACAACAACGCCTCTACTCGTTTTTAATCAAGGATGTGGATACCGTTCTAAACTAGAACGATGGCTGAAAGATGAAGGTTTGCTTCCAAAAAGAATTATGGAATTCAATATATTAGAGACACTATTAAACAGTGTTGCACTCGGCCTTGGAATTACACTCGTACCACAGTCTGCTGTCCATCATCTTTCTAAAGCAGGTAAAGTTCATTGCCATGCAATTCCTGAGAAATATGGTAGTATTTCAACGGTTTTCATACGCCGCAAAGATAGCTATATGACGAATTCAATGCGTAGCTTTTTAAAAACAATCGAAGAGCACCACCACATTAATATGCTTTAA